A portion of the Pseudomonas koreensis genome contains these proteins:
- the pcaC gene encoding 4-carboxymuconolactone decarboxylase yields MDEKQRYDEGMQVRRAVLGDAHVDRSLTTLTEFNSEFQEMITRHAWGDIWTRPGLPRHTRSLITIAMLIGMNREGELKLHLRAAANNGVSRGEIKEVIMQSAIYCGIPAANATFHLAESVWDELGVESRE; encoded by the coding sequence GTGGACGAGAAACAACGTTACGACGAAGGCATGCAAGTGCGCCGCGCGGTACTGGGTGATGCCCACGTCGATCGCAGCCTGACCACGCTGACCGAGTTCAACTCGGAATTCCAGGAGATGATCACCCGCCACGCCTGGGGCGACATATGGACCCGCCCGGGCCTGCCACGGCACACCCGCAGCCTGATCACCATCGCCATGCTGATCGGCATGAACCGCGAAGGCGAACTGAAACTGCACCTGCGCGCCGCGGCCAATAATGGCGTCAGCCGTGGCGAGATCAAGGAAGTGATCATGCAGAGCGCGATCTACTGCGGCATCCCTGCAGCGAATGCGACGTTTCATCTGGCGGAATCGGTTTGGGATGAATTGGGTGTTGAATCCCGTGAGTGA
- the pcaD gene encoding 3-oxoadipate enol-lactonase: MAFVQLADGELHYQIEGPADAPVLVLSNSLGTDLHMWDAQMPAFTEHFRVLRFDTRGHGQSLVTEGPYSIELLGHDVLGLLDALHIERAHFCGLSMGGLIGQWLGINAGHRLHKLIVCNTAAKIGDPSVWNPRIETVLRDGPAAMVALRDASIARWFTPDFSAAHPEAAKKITDMLAATNPQGYAANCAAVRDADFREQLASINVPLLVIAGSEDAVTPPSGGHFIRDHVRGAEYAEFYAAHLSNVQAGADFSDRVLAFLQAQ; this comes from the coding sequence GTGGCTTTCGTTCAACTCGCCGATGGCGAACTGCACTATCAAATTGAGGGCCCGGCCGATGCGCCGGTGCTGGTGCTGTCCAACTCGTTGGGCACCGACCTGCACATGTGGGACGCGCAGATGCCGGCATTCACCGAGCATTTTCGCGTGCTGCGTTTCGACACGCGCGGCCACGGACAATCGCTGGTCACCGAAGGGCCTTACAGCATCGAGCTACTGGGCCACGACGTGCTCGGTCTGCTCGATGCGCTGCACATCGAGCGCGCGCATTTCTGCGGGCTGTCGATGGGCGGACTGATCGGCCAGTGGCTGGGTATCAACGCCGGGCATCGTCTGCACAAACTGATCGTCTGCAACACCGCAGCGAAGATCGGCGATCCGTCGGTGTGGAATCCGCGCATCGAAACCGTATTGCGCGATGGCCCGGCGGCGATGGTTGCACTACGTGATGCTTCGATTGCGCGCTGGTTTACTCCGGACTTTTCGGCGGCGCATCCCGAGGCGGCAAAGAAGATTACCGACATGCTTGCCGCGACCAATCCACAAGGCTATGCGGCCAACTGCGCGGCCGTGCGCGATGCCGATTTCCGTGAACAACTGGCTTCGATCAATGTGCCGTTGCTGGTGATTGCCGGCAGCGAAGATGCAGTAACGCCGCCGTCCGGCGGGCATTTCATCCGCGACCATGTGCGCGGCGCCGAGTACGCCGAGTTCTATGCGGCGCATTTGTCCAACGTGCAGGCCGGCGCCGATTTCAGCGACCGAGTGCTGGCGTTTTTGCAGGCTCAGTGA
- the pcaH gene encoding protocatechuate 3,4-dioxygenase subunit beta — protein MSDKPGYRRPQEGTQPEYLHPTYQSTNLRSPSKPLVFLPHSLSEITGPTIGAEHVAEKDNDLTAQHAGEPLGERIIIHGRVLDEDGLPVPGILVEIWQANAAGRYNHARDLHDAPLDPNFTGTGRTVTDADGWYQFQTIKPGAYPWGNHHNAWRPAHIHFSLFGPSILTRLVTQMYFPGDPLLAYDPIYNCVPDTSAKERLIASFDLEKTIPSYALGYRWDIVLRGREATPMEK, from the coding sequence ATGTCTGACAAGCCTGGTTACCGTCGCCCGCAGGAAGGCACTCAGCCTGAGTACCTGCACCCGACGTATCAATCCACCAACCTGCGCTCGCCGTCCAAGCCGCTGGTGTTTCTGCCGCATTCGCTGTCGGAAATCACCGGGCCGACCATCGGTGCCGAACACGTTGCCGAGAAAGACAACGACCTGACCGCGCAGCACGCTGGCGAGCCGTTGGGCGAGCGCATCATCATTCACGGCCGCGTGCTCGACGAAGACGGCCTGCCGGTGCCGGGGATTCTGGTGGAGATCTGGCAGGCCAACGCCGCTGGCCGCTACAACCATGCCCGCGACTTGCACGACGCGCCGCTGGACCCGAACTTTACCGGCACTGGCCGCACCGTCACCGATGCCGACGGCTGGTACCAGTTCCAGACCATCAAGCCCGGCGCCTATCCGTGGGGCAACCACCACAACGCGTGGCGCCCGGCGCACATCCATTTTTCCCTATTCGGGCCGAGCATCCTCACCCGACTGGTCACGCAAATGTACTTTCCCGGCGACCCGTTGCTGGCATATGACCCGATCTACAACTGCGTGCCGGACACCTCGGCCAAGGAACGCCTGATCGCCAGCTTCGATCTGGAAAAAACCATTCCGTCCTACGCCCTCGGTTACCGCTGGGACATCGTGCTGCGCGGGCGTGAAGCCACGCCGATGGAGAAATAA
- the pcaG gene encoding protocatechuate 3,4-dioxygenase subunit alpha, translating to MTLYATTSHTVGPYYHIGLTWLNRETLASELTLGERVAITGQVVDGNGDVVNDAMLEVWQANAAGKYDHPEDQQDKPLDPNFEGFGRVPVDAEGRFRFTTIKPGTVPGLKGSTQAPHLVVLVFARGLVKHLLTRIYFEGEPANVADPLLECVPAERRATLLAKQDASGVYQWNVVLQGTDAETVFFDY from the coding sequence ATGACGCTCTATGCGACCACGTCCCACACCGTCGGGCCGTATTACCACATCGGCCTGACCTGGCTGAACCGCGAAACCCTGGCCAGCGAGCTGACCCTCGGCGAACGCGTGGCGATCACCGGCCAGGTTGTGGATGGCAATGGTGATGTCGTCAACGACGCCATGCTCGAAGTCTGGCAGGCCAATGCCGCCGGCAAGTACGACCACCCGGAAGATCAGCAGGACAAACCACTCGACCCGAACTTCGAAGGCTTCGGCCGGGTGCCGGTGGATGCCGAAGGACGCTTCCGTTTCACCACGATCAAACCCGGCACCGTGCCCGGCCTGAAAGGCTCGACTCAGGCGCCGCATCTGGTCGTTTTGGTATTTGCCCGTGGTCTGGTCAAGCACTTGCTGACGCGGATTTATTTTGAGGGTGAGCCGGCGAACGTTGCTGATCCGTTGCTCGAATGTGTGCCGGCGGAGCGTCGCGCAACGTTGCTGGCCAAGCAAGATGCCTCGGGTGTTTACCAGTGGAATGTAGTTCTGCAGGGCACCGATGCCGAGACGGTGTTCTTCGATTATTAA
- a CDS encoding 3-carboxy-cis,cis-muconate cycloisomerase, which translates to MTQRPGNQLFDAYFTARDMREVFCDQGRLQAMLDFEAALARAEARVGLIPSSAVAPIAAACDAGLYDFAALGEAIATAGNSAIPLVKALGKQIAASDAEAERYVHLGATSQDVMDSGLVLQLRQALVLIESELAQLADSLAAQAQRFATTPLAGRTWLQHATPVTLGMKIAGWLGAVTRSRQRLQQLKPRLLVLQFGGASGTLAALGEQGLPIAQALAEELQLSLPEQPWHTQRDRIVEFGAVLGLIAGSLGKFGRDISLLMQTEAAEVFEPAAPGKGGSSTMPHKRNPVGAAVLIGAATRVPGLVSTLFSAMPQEHERSLGLWHAEWETLPEICCLVSGSLQQARLLADGLEVDAARMARNLELTQGLVLAEAVSIVLAQRVGRDTAHHLLEQCCKRAVAEQRHLRAVLADEPQVTAELSDAELDDLLNPAHYLGQAQVWVERAVAEHNALTV; encoded by the coding sequence ATGACTCAGCGACCGGGCAATCAATTGTTCGATGCCTACTTCACCGCCCGCGATATGCGCGAAGTGTTCTGCGATCAGGGCCGGCTGCAGGCGATGCTCGATTTCGAAGCGGCGCTGGCCCGGGCCGAGGCGCGGGTCGGGCTGATTCCTTCATCTGCCGTGGCGCCGATTGCTGCAGCGTGCGACGCGGGCCTGTATGACTTCGCCGCGTTGGGCGAGGCGATTGCCACCGCCGGCAATTCGGCGATTCCACTGGTCAAGGCCTTGGGCAAACAGATTGCCGCGAGCGATGCCGAAGCCGAGCGCTATGTGCATCTGGGCGCGACCAGCCAAGACGTGATGGATTCCGGGCTGGTCCTGCAACTGCGCCAGGCGTTGGTGCTGATCGAAAGCGAACTGGCGCAACTGGCCGACTCGCTGGCCGCTCAGGCGCAACGTTTCGCCACCACACCATTGGCCGGGCGCACCTGGCTGCAACACGCCACGCCGGTGACTCTCGGGATGAAAATCGCTGGATGGCTCGGCGCCGTCACGCGCAGCCGTCAGCGTCTGCAACAACTCAAGCCACGGCTGCTGGTGCTGCAATTCGGTGGCGCGTCGGGGACGCTCGCGGCGCTGGGCGAGCAGGGGTTGCCGATTGCTCAAGCGCTGGCTGAAGAGCTGCAACTGAGCCTGCCCGAGCAACCGTGGCACACCCAGCGTGATCGCATCGTCGAATTCGGCGCGGTGCTTGGCCTGATCGCCGGCAGTCTCGGCAAATTCGGTCGCGACATCAGCCTGTTGATGCAGACCGAGGCGGCGGAAGTGTTCGAACCCGCCGCACCGGGCAAGGGCGGTTCGTCGACCATGCCGCACAAGCGCAACCCGGTCGGCGCGGCGGTGCTGATCGGCGCGGCAACGCGGGTGCCGGGGCTGGTATCGACACTGTTCAGCGCCATGCCGCAGGAGCACGAACGCAGCCTCGGTTTGTGGCACGCCGAATGGGAAACCCTGCCGGAAATCTGCTGCCTGGTGTCCGGTTCGCTGCAACAGGCGCGTTTGCTCGCCGATGGCCTGGAGGTCGACGCGGCGCGCATGGCCCGCAACCTCGAATTGACGCAGGGTCTGGTGTTGGCCGAAGCCGTAAGCATCGTCCTCGCGCAACGAGTCGGCCGCGACACCGCGCATCATCTGCTCGAACAATGCTGCAAACGCGCGGTGGCCGAACAACGCCATTTGCGCGCCGTGCTCGCTGACGAGCCGCAGGTCACCGCCGAACTGAGCGACGCTGAACTGGATGATCTCTTGAACCCCGCGCATTACCTCGGTCAGGCGCAAGTCTGGGTCGAGCGCGCGGTGGCCGAACACAACGCTTTGACTGTCTGA
- a CDS encoding OprD family porin, producing MTVFPVPYALPAVIALAVAGLALPASAEESGFVEGAKVNLNLRNFYINRNFTNPTKTQGKAEEWTQSFILDAKSGFTQGTVGFGMDVLGLYSIKLDGGKGTGGTQLLPLDHDGRPADNFGRTNVAFKARLSQTEVKVGEWMPVLPILRSDDGRSLPQTFRGGQITSKEIAGLTLYGGQFRANSPRDDSSMSDMSMTGKAAFTSDRFNFQGGEYLFNDKRTQIGLWNAQLKDIYSQQYLNVLHSQPLGDWTLGANLGFFYGKEDGSARAGDLDNKTWYGMFSAKYGGNTFYVGLQKLTGDSAWMRVNGTSGGTLANDSYNASYDNAQERSWQLRHDYNFAAMGIPGLTLMNRYISGDNVHTGTITNGKEWGRESELGYTVQSGTLKDLNVRWRNSTMRRDFSNNEVDENRLIVSYPISLL from the coding sequence ATGACAGTTTTCCCTGTGCCCTACGCATTGCCCGCTGTGATCGCCCTGGCCGTCGCCGGTCTGGCCCTGCCAGCCAGCGCCGAAGAAAGCGGCTTCGTTGAAGGCGCCAAGGTCAACCTCAACCTGCGCAACTTCTACATCAACCGCAACTTCACCAACCCGACCAAGACCCAGGGCAAGGCCGAGGAGTGGACGCAGAGTTTCATCCTCGACGCCAAATCCGGCTTCACCCAAGGCACCGTCGGCTTTGGCATGGACGTACTCGGGCTTTATTCGATCAAGCTCGATGGCGGTAAGGGCACGGGCGGCACGCAGTTGTTGCCGCTGGACCATGACGGCCGCCCGGCGGACAACTTCGGTCGCACCAACGTCGCCTTCAAGGCCAGACTTTCCCAGACCGAAGTCAAGGTCGGCGAGTGGATGCCAGTGCTGCCGATTCTGCGTTCGGACGATGGTCGTTCGTTGCCGCAGACCTTCCGTGGCGGCCAGATCACCTCGAAGGAAATTGCTGGCCTGACCCTCTATGGCGGCCAGTTCCGCGCGAACAGCCCGCGCGACGACAGCAGCATGAGCGACATGTCGATGACTGGCAAAGCCGCGTTCACCTCTGACCGTTTCAACTTCCAGGGCGGTGAATACCTGTTCAACGACAAGCGCACGCAGATCGGCTTATGGAACGCGCAGCTCAAGGACATCTACAGCCAGCAGTACCTCAACGTGCTGCACAGCCAGCCGCTCGGCGACTGGACGCTGGGCGCCAACCTCGGGTTTTTCTACGGCAAGGAAGATGGCAGCGCCCGCGCCGGCGATCTCGACAACAAGACCTGGTACGGGATGTTTTCCGCCAAATACGGCGGCAACACCTTCTACGTCGGCCTGCAGAAACTCACCGGCGACAGCGCGTGGATGCGGGTCAACGGCACCAGTGGCGGCACCCTCGCCAACGACAGCTACAACGCCAGTTATGACAACGCTCAGGAACGCTCCTGGCAACTGCGCCACGACTACAACTTCGCCGCCATGGGCATCCCCGGCCTGACCCTGATGAACCGCTACATCAGCGGCGACAACGTGCACACCGGGACCATCACCAACGGCAAGGAATGGGGTCGCGAGTCGGAACTGGGCTACACGGTGCAGAGCGGCACGTTGAAAGACTTGAACGTCAGATGGCGCAACTCAACCATGCGCCGGGATTTCAGCAATAACGAGGTTGACGAGAACCGCTTGATCGTCAGCTACCCGATCAGCCTGCTGTAA
- the emhC gene encoding efflux RND transporter outer membrane subunit EmhC, with the protein MSKSLLSIAVAAFVLSGCSLIPDYQQPEAPVAGQYPQGPAYSPAQAPAQAAAEQGWKQFFHDPALQQLIQVALENNRDLRVAALNIDAYAAQYRIQRADLFPAVSANAAGSRQRVPARASQTGESAISSSYSATVGVSAYELDLFGRVRSLSEQALQQYFATEEARRSTQISLVANVANAYLTWQADKELLKLTQDTLGAFEESYKLTSRSNEVGVASALDLAQSRTSVENARAQLARYTRQVAQDENSLTLLLGTGIPANLQAAKPLADDLLSDVPAGLPSDLLQRRPDILQAEYNLKAANANIGAARAAFFPSISLTANAGSLSPDLSGLFKGGSGTWLFQPQINLPIFNAGSLRASLDYAKIQKDIGVANYEKSIQTAFQEVADGLAARQTYTEQLQAQRDFVQANQDYYRLAERRYRIGVDSNLTFLDAQRQLFSAQQALITDRLAQLTSAVNLYKALGGGWNAQTAQNEPLKEEAPKMKLF; encoded by the coding sequence ATGAGCAAGTCGCTACTCTCCATCGCAGTCGCCGCCTTCGTGCTGAGCGGTTGCTCGTTGATACCTGACTATCAGCAGCCTGAGGCTCCGGTCGCAGGGCAGTACCCGCAGGGGCCGGCATATTCGCCGGCCCAGGCTCCGGCGCAAGCCGCTGCCGAACAGGGCTGGAAGCAGTTTTTCCATGACCCTGCCCTGCAACAGCTGATCCAGGTCGCCCTGGAAAACAACCGCGACCTGCGTGTCGCGGCGCTGAACATCGACGCTTACGCGGCGCAGTACCGCATCCAGCGCGCCGACCTGTTCCCGGCGGTGTCGGCCAATGCCGCCGGCAGCCGCCAGCGGGTTCCGGCCCGTGCCTCGCAGACCGGTGAGTCGGCTATCAGCAGCTCCTACTCGGCCACCGTCGGCGTCAGCGCCTACGAACTCGACCTGTTCGGTCGAGTGCGCAGCCTGAGCGAGCAAGCGCTGCAACAATACTTCGCCACTGAAGAAGCACGTCGCAGCACGCAGATCAGTCTGGTGGCCAACGTCGCCAATGCTTACCTGACCTGGCAGGCGGACAAGGAACTGCTCAAGCTGACTCAGGACACCCTCGGTGCCTTCGAAGAAAGCTACAAGCTGACCAGCCGCAGCAACGAAGTCGGTGTGGCTTCGGCGCTGGATCTGGCGCAGTCGCGCACTTCCGTGGAAAACGCCCGGGCACAATTGGCGCGTTACACCCGCCAGGTTGCACAGGACGAAAACAGCCTGACCCTGCTGCTCGGCACCGGTATTCCGGCCAACCTGCAAGCGGCCAAACCGCTGGCCGACGACCTGCTCAGCGACGTGCCGGCCGGTCTGCCTTCGGATCTGCTGCAACGTCGTCCGGACATTTTGCAGGCCGAGTACAACCTGAAGGCGGCCAACGCCAACATCGGCGCGGCCCGTGCAGCGTTCTTCCCGAGCATCAGCCTCACCGCCAACGCGGGCAGCCTGAGCCCGGACCTGTCCGGTCTGTTCAAGGGTGGTTCGGGGACGTGGCTGTTCCAGCCGCAGATCAACCTGCCGATCTTCAACGCCGGCAGCCTGCGCGCCAGCCTCGACTACGCCAAGATCCAGAAGGACATTGGCGTGGCAAATTACGAGAAGTCGATTCAGACAGCCTTCCAGGAAGTCGCCGACGGCCTCGCCGCCCGCCAGACCTACACCGAGCAGCTGCAAGCGCAGCGTGACTTCGTTCAGGCCAACCAGGATTACTACCGCCTGGCCGAACGTCGCTACCGCATCGGCGTCGATAGCAACCTGACCTTCCTCGATGCCCAGCGTCAGTTGTTCAGCGCGCAACAGGCGCTGATCACCGACCGCCTCGCGCAGCTGACCAGTGCGGTCAACCTGTACAAGGCCCTGGGTGGCGGCTGGAATGCGCAGACCGCGCAGAACGAACCGCTGAAAGAAGAAGCGCCGAAGATGAAGCTGTTCTGA
- a CDS encoding MFS family transporter, with protein sequence MTTPTSHYTGEERSKRIFAIVGASSGNLVEWFDFYVYAFCAIYFAPAFFPSDNPTVQLVNTAGVFAAGFLMRPIGGWIFGRVADKHGRKNSMLISILMMCFGSLLIACLPTYKDIGVWAPVLLLFARLLQGLSVGGEYGTTATYMSEVALKGQRGFFASFQYVTLIGGQLLAVSLVVVLQQFLTEEDLRAYGWRIPFVVGAVAALISLFLRRSLKETTNEETRAHKDAGSITALFRDHKAAFITVLGYTAGGSLIFYTFTTYMQKYLVNTAGMHAKTASYIMTGALFLYMCMQPLFGMLADKIGRRNSMLWFGALGTLFTVPILLSLKSINSPFLAFVLITLALAIVSFYTSISGLVKAEMFPPEVRALGVGLAYAVANAIFGGSAEFVALSLKAGGMENAFYWYVTAMMAVAFLFSLRLPKQAKYLHHDL encoded by the coding sequence ATGACAACGCCCACCTCCCATTACACCGGGGAAGAGCGCAGCAAGCGCATCTTCGCCATTGTCGGCGCTTCCTCCGGCAACCTCGTCGAATGGTTCGACTTCTACGTCTACGCCTTCTGCGCGATCTATTTCGCCCCGGCGTTCTTCCCCTCCGATAACCCTACCGTGCAGCTGGTCAACACCGCTGGCGTGTTCGCTGCCGGGTTCCTGATGCGGCCGATTGGCGGCTGGATTTTCGGCCGCGTCGCTGACAAGCACGGACGCAAGAATTCGATGCTCATCTCGATCCTGATGATGTGCTTCGGCTCGCTGCTGATCGCCTGCTTGCCTACGTACAAGGACATCGGCGTCTGGGCGCCGGTGCTGTTGCTGTTTGCGCGCTTGCTGCAAGGCCTGTCGGTCGGCGGTGAGTACGGCACCACCGCGACTTACATGAGCGAAGTCGCGCTCAAGGGCCAGCGCGGTTTCTTCGCCTCGTTCCAGTACGTGACGCTGATTGGCGGACAGCTGTTGGCGGTGTCGCTGGTGGTGGTGCTGCAACAGTTCCTCACTGAAGAAGATTTGCGCGCCTACGGCTGGCGCATCCCGTTCGTGGTCGGTGCGGTGGCGGCGCTGATTTCGCTGTTCCTGCGTCGTTCGCTGAAAGAAACCACCAACGAAGAAACCCGCGCGCACAAGGATGCCGGCAGCATCACCGCACTGTTCCGCGATCACAAAGCGGCGTTCATCACCGTGCTTGGTTACACCGCTGGCGGCTCGCTGATTTTCTACACCTTCACCACCTACATGCAGAAATACCTGGTGAACACCGCCGGCATGCACGCCAAGACCGCCAGCTACATCATGACCGGCGCGTTGTTCCTGTACATGTGCATGCAGCCGCTGTTCGGCATGCTCGCCGACAAGATCGGCCGGCGTAATTCGATGCTCTGGTTCGGCGCCCTCGGCACGCTGTTCACCGTGCCGATTTTGCTCAGCCTGAAAAGCATCAACAGCCCGTTCCTCGCCTTTGTGCTGATTACCCTGGCGCTGGCGATCGTCAGTTTCTACACCTCGATCAGCGGTCTGGTGAAAGCCGAGATGTTCCCGCCGGAAGTCCGCGCGCTTGGTGTCGGCCTGGCTTACGCAGTGGCCAATGCAATCTTCGGTGGTTCGGCAGAGTTTGTGGCCCTGAGCCTCAAGGCCGGCGGTATGGAAAACGCCTTCTACTGGTACGTCACGGCGATGATGGCGGTGGCCTTCCTGTTCAGCCTGCGGTTGCCCAAGCAGGCGAAGTATTTGCACCACGATCTCTAA